Proteins found in one Terribacillus sp. DMT04 genomic segment:
- a CDS encoding carbonic anhydrase, whose product MLLDDILVHNQKFVEDKAYTPYETDKFPSKKAVILTCMDARLLELLPKAVNLKNGDAKIIQNAGAMLVDTSDSAMKSILVAVHALKGEEVFVIGHKDCGMHHLHGADLLEQIGKQGGDVETYLRQADSEDVANTWFNGFNSVEESVESSASLIANHPLLPTNVPVHALVIDPATGELTTIRNGYEKTNN is encoded by the coding sequence ATGTTATTAGATGACATCTTAGTTCATAACCAGAAATTCGTTGAAGACAAAGCATATACACCTTACGAAACAGACAAGTTTCCTTCCAAGAAGGCTGTCATTCTAACTTGTATGGATGCCCGCTTACTCGAATTGCTGCCTAAAGCAGTTAATTTGAAAAATGGTGACGCGAAGATTATCCAAAACGCAGGCGCTATGCTTGTGGATACTTCTGATAGTGCGATGAAGAGTATTTTAGTAGCTGTTCATGCCTTAAAAGGAGAAGAAGTATTTGTAATCGGTCATAAAGACTGTGGTATGCATCATCTTCATGGAGCAGACTTGCTGGAACAAATCGGCAAACAAGGCGGAGACGTCGAAACCTATTTACGCCAAGCAGATAGCGAAGACGTTGCCAATACGTGGTTTAATGGCTTTAACAGTGTAGAAGAATCGGTGGAAAGCAGTGCATCACTCATTGCAAATCATCCTCTTCTCCCGACCAATGTTCCCGTCCATGCGCTCGTTATCGATCCAGCTACTGGTGAATTGACTACCATCCGGAACGGCTATGAGAAAACAAATAATTAA
- a CDS encoding ABC transporter ATP-binding protein has product MFDVLKKLDWFFLKYWKRYTVAVIALLLASLIGLIPPKLIGMTIDEISYNSLTSERLWQVIGLFVLLIVLHYVISYVWDYTLFSGSAILERLMRSKLMGHLFRMTPTFFDKKKVGDLMAQGTNDLRAIYMTSGFGVLTLVDSSIFMLMIIAVMGITISWELTLVALIPMPIMAVVMHKYGNAINERFTEAQEAFGNLNNEVLESIRGIRVVRAYVLEKQDEQRFQSMTEDVYQKNIKVAKIDALFEPTMKVLVGLSYTIGIGYGALLVFQNQITLGNLVAFNMYLGMLIWPMFAVGELINVLQRGNASLDRVNTTLHYPADVTDPEKPADQQKPGDIEFESVSFRYPGNDRERLEHINLKIQQGSTLGVVGKTGAGKSTLFKQLLRQYPPSEGRLLLGGTPVEQFRLETTRNWIGYVPQEQILFSKTIRENIQYGKRDATDEEIYRVMELAHFLTDIKSLPEGLDTKVGESGVTLSGGQKQRVALARAFIKNPEILILDDSMSAVDGKTEANIIEHLKQERQDKTTIIAAHRLSAVKHAEQIIVLEEGKIIERGTHKELLAASGWYASQYQLQQLEEKEVISS; this is encoded by the coding sequence ATGTTTGATGTGTTAAAGAAGTTAGATTGGTTTTTCTTGAAATATTGGAAGCGATATACCGTCGCCGTTATCGCCCTTTTACTGGCTAGTTTAATTGGGCTGATACCACCGAAGTTAATTGGTATGACAATTGACGAGATTAGTTATAATTCCCTCACATCAGAAAGGCTTTGGCAGGTAATCGGGCTATTTGTATTGTTAATTGTCTTACATTATGTCATTTCCTATGTGTGGGATTATACGCTTTTCAGCGGATCGGCTATTTTGGAGAGGTTGATGCGCTCTAAACTAATGGGGCACTTGTTCCGAATGACACCTACTTTTTTTGATAAGAAGAAAGTGGGAGACCTGATGGCTCAAGGTACAAACGACTTACGAGCTATCTATATGACGAGCGGATTTGGCGTCTTGACCTTAGTGGATTCAAGTATTTTTATGCTGATGATTATTGCTGTCATGGGTATAACAATCAGCTGGGAATTAACGTTGGTAGCCTTAATTCCGATGCCAATTATGGCAGTCGTTATGCACAAATACGGCAATGCAATTAACGAGCGTTTTACAGAAGCACAAGAAGCGTTTGGTAACTTAAACAATGAAGTGCTGGAATCCATCCGAGGTATTCGTGTTGTTCGTGCTTATGTATTAGAAAAGCAAGATGAGCAGCGGTTCCAGAGCATGACAGAAGATGTTTACCAGAAAAACATTAAGGTAGCGAAGATTGATGCCTTATTTGAGCCGACGATGAAGGTTCTGGTGGGTCTTTCTTACACAATTGGAATTGGGTATGGCGCATTGCTCGTTTTCCAAAATCAAATCACGCTTGGTAACTTGGTTGCTTTTAACATGTACCTTGGAATGTTAATTTGGCCGATGTTTGCAGTAGGAGAATTAATCAATGTCTTGCAGCGCGGAAATGCGTCTCTCGATCGGGTCAATACAACACTCCATTATCCGGCTGATGTTACAGACCCTGAGAAACCAGCAGACCAGCAAAAGCCAGGAGATATTGAATTCGAATCGGTGAGCTTCCGTTATCCTGGTAACGACAGGGAACGTCTTGAACATATAAATCTAAAAATCCAGCAAGGCAGCACGTTAGGTGTAGTTGGAAAGACAGGAGCAGGCAAATCGACGCTTTTCAAGCAGCTGCTGCGCCAGTATCCGCCAAGTGAGGGAAGGTTATTATTAGGTGGAACACCGGTCGAACAGTTTAGATTGGAAACGACACGTAATTGGATTGGTTATGTACCCCAAGAACAGATTCTTTTCTCCAAAACGATCCGAGAAAATATCCAATATGGGAAACGCGATGCAACAGATGAAGAGATCTACCGAGTAATGGAATTGGCGCATTTTCTCACCGATATTAAAAGTCTTCCGGAAGGGTTAGACACGAAAGTAGGCGAGAGCGGTGTAACTTTATCAGGCGGCCAAAAGCAGCGGGTGGCGCTAGCGCGTGCATTTATTAAGAATCCAGAAATATTAATTCTCGATGATTCGATGAGTGCGGTAGATGGCAAAACGGAAGCGAATATAATTGAACATTTAAAACAAGAGCGTCAAGACAAGACAACAATCATTGCCGCGCACCGTCTTTCTGCCGTTAAGCACGCAGAGCAGATTATTGTGCTGGAAGAAGGAAAAATCATAGAGCGAGGTACGCACAAAGAACTGCTAGCAGCAAGTGGCTGGTATGCAAGCCAGTACCAACTGCAGCAGCTGGAGGAAAAGGAGGTAATCTCCTCATGA